A genomic window from Prunus persica cultivar Lovell chromosome G2, Prunus_persica_NCBIv2, whole genome shotgun sequence includes:
- the LOC109947254 gene encoding uncharacterized protein LOC109947254 — MIIWAEIANYDVGRVLIDTGSSVNMTFSEAFRGMGIKDCQVNRQLTPLLSFSGDLVQPIGSVKLPITFGTAPRKTTVYDQFLIVDCPTAYNVIVGRTALTMVKAHLSPHMLLMKFPTPYGTGAVRGNQLSARTCYATTLKSTTVQVPDETMSVQGIPNGTGPIDDPRDESPTPHTQPVEELETITLNDEQPDRRVKIGTRLTPNLRAQFIDFLRLHSKVFAWSYEDMPGIDPEVINHKLSISPAYKPVRQKRRSYDAERYEAMRTEVNKLQTIGFIRETTYPVWLANSVMVRKGTGGWRMCQDYTDLNKAFPKDSFPLPRIDQLVDATAGHELLSFMDAYSGYNQIFMHPPRQRTHRLHNGQGFVLLQRHAVRLEERGSNVSKARQQNLRQVHRQHHGGLR, encoded by the coding sequence ATGATCATCTGGGCAGAAATCGCAAACTACGACGTAGGAAGAGTGCTGATCGATACCGGGAGCTCGGTGAACATGACTTTTTCCGAAGCTTTCCGAGGGATGGGAATAAAGGACTGCCAGGTAAACCGGCAGTTGACACCTTTGTTGAGTTTCTCCGGAGATTTGGTCCAACCGATCGGTAGCGTGAAACTACCCATCACCTTCGGCACCGCGCCAAGGAAAACGACTGTATACGATCAATTCCTCATCGTTGATTGCCCGACGGCGTACAACGTCATAGTTGGACGAACGGCACTCACCATGGTCAAAGCGCATCTTTCCCCCCACATGCTACTGATGAAGTTCCCAACCCCCTACGGCACGGGGGCTGTCCGGGGAAATCAGTTAAGCGCTCGAACTTGCTACGCCACTACACTTAAGTCAACCACTGTCCAAGTACCCGACGAGACCATGTCTGTACAGGGGATACCGAACGGTACAGGACCCATTGACGACCCCAGGGATGAGTCCCCGACTCCACACACACAACCTGTCGAAGAACTGGAAACGATAACCCTGAACGACGAGCAGCCCGATCGTCGGGTTAAGATCGGCACCAGACTCACCCCTAACCTCCGAGCGCAGTTCATAGACTTCTTACGGCTTCATTCGAAAGTATTTGCTTGGTCTTACGAGGATATGCCCGGCATAGATCCTGAGGTCATCAACCACAAACTCAGCATCTCCCCCGCATATAAGCCTGTAAGACAGAAGCGCCGTTCGTATGATGCCGAACGATACGAAGCAATGCGCACAGAGGTTAACAAACTTCAAACCATCGGCTTCATCAGGGAAACTACGTATCCGGTATGGCTGGCAAACTCGGTGATGGTCCGGAAGGGTACAGGCGGGTGGCGAATGTGCCAAGACTATACTGATCTGAATAAGGCCTTCCCGAAGGACAGCTTCCCGTTGCCACGGATAGACCAGCTCGTGGACGCCACCGCAGGACACGAACTGCtgagcttcatggacgcctattCGGGATACAATCAGATATTCATGCACCCCCCCCGACAGCGAACACACCGCCTTCATAACGGACAGGGGTTTGTACTGTTACAACGTCATGCCGTTCGGCTTGAAGAACGCGGGAGCAACGTATCAAAGGCTCGTCAACAGAATCTTCGCCAAGTACATCGGCAACATCATGGAGGTTTACGTTGA
- the LOC109947255 gene encoding uncharacterized protein LOC109947255 has product MGTTSIPTFLTEKGGQFGRQSGASPALPPGTPFGNAPATQTTAEAELAAQIATLRKDMARLQEHNNFLSSKMDETQQLLHQQHTQNIQITHSSESLQTPHGRKKRDKAATATPAPSKQLVVPAPRDQPHVPKKVYTDCRHRINDREVERQRSSFRMSARLRDSWMRVLGDKSPIRKVRGLGPEEESESEYIPSGTQTSTYRSATHSRNSEVNPLNPQRRTEDFGSEEIPSRDPASAIGCKGLSDEGQCLLFPSSLTGAALNWFYRLEPETVDSFDELKQIFLNHFMIQTDRLYSADDLYTIRQGEDEPLREYAARFSHEYSRCPEIDDRAAYDAFKSGLRSSHFRYLVHSSNWRTYDELMKQAAIHAKAKYFNSKPTASAPRGNAESSAYPAKETSYGRTDTYSAGHKRKDDRADRREPSKKGKGRYGRNDHRAPLPNHDQANEVFTLLNTTYEAVLMNEQGIIPKPNARRPNRQDNRDTGKFCRYHQHNSHNTEDCISLRKIVKRLIREGKLDQYITRQPTAPVPNSVRQINMISTISGGPTIAGMSNRSMKQYVRAAQFPQVFGIELNRHQEIPKVR; this is encoded by the exons ATGGGGACCACTTCAATACCTACATTCTTAACGGAGAAGGGAGGACAGTTCGGAAGGCAGAGTGGAGCTAGCCCAGCGCTACCTCCAGGCACTCCCTTCGGAAACGCCCCCGCTACCCAAACAACCGCCGAAGCCGAGCTGGCAGCCCAAATCGCAACCTTACGGAAGGACATGGCGAGGCTTCAGGAACACAACAACTTTCTTTCGTCCAAAATGGACGAAACCCAGCAGCTGCTCCACCAGCAGCACACGCAGAACATCCAGATAACTCACTCTTCCGAAAGCCTGCAGACCCCTCATGGGAGGAAGAAACGCGATAAGGCAGCGACGGCAACGCCCGCTCCTTCCAAACAATTGGTGGTCCCGGCACCCCGGGATCAGCCACATGTCCCGAAGAAGGTCTACACCGATTGTCGACATCGGATCAATGATCGGGAGGTAGAGAGACAGAGGTCTTCATTCAGGATGAGCGCCCGACTAAGGGATTCATGGATGAGGGTCCTGGGGGACAAGTCGCCCATTCGGAAAGTGAGGGGGTTGGGCCCCGAAGAGGAGTCGGAATCCGAGTACATCCCGTCCGGGACGCAAACTTCCACCTACCGTTCGGCAACACATTCGCGGAACTCGGAGGTTAACCCACTCAACCCACAGAGGCGAACAGAAGACTTCGGTTCCGAGGAAATCCCTAGCCGAGACCCCGCT TCCGCCATAGGATGCAAAGGCTTGAGCGATGAAGGGCAGTGCCTGCTATTCCCGTCCTCCCTTACCGGGGCAGCCCTGAACTGGTTCTACCGGTTGGAGCCAGAAACGGTAGACTCCTTCGACGAATTGAAGCAGATCTTCCTCAACCACTTCATGATTCAAACGGACCGTCTTTACTCTGCCGATGATCTGTACACGATTCGGCAAGGAGAGGACGAACCGTTGAGAGAATACGCGGCGCGCTTCAGTCACGAGTACTCAAGGTGTCCGGAAATAGACGACAGGGCAGCCTACGACGCCTTTAAGAGTGGCCTTCGGTCCTCGCATTTTCGATACCTAGTACACAGCAGCAACTGGCGCACGTATGACGAACTGATGAAGCAAGCGGCAATCCACGCGAAGGCCAAATACTTCAACTCGAAGCCCACGGCTTCGGCACCACGAGGAAACGCCGAATCAAGTGCTTATCCGGCAAAGGAGACATCCTACGGGAGAACCGACACATACTCGGCAGGTCATAAGAGAAAGGACGACCGCGCCGATCGAAGAGAACCCTCGAAGAAAGGGAAAGGGCGGTACGGTCGCAACGACCACCGAGCGCCCCTGCCGAATCATGACCAAGCCAATGAAGTCTTCACCCTGTTGAACACTACCTACGAGGCCGTCCTGATGAACGAACAGGGAATAATACCGAAGCCGAATGCCCGAAGACCCAATCGGCAAGACAACCGAGATACCGGTAAATTCTGCCGATACCACCAGCACAACAGCCATAATACAGAAGACTGTATAAGCCTGAGAAAAATTGTTAAGCGATTGATCAGGGAGGGGAAGCTGGATCAGTACATCACCCGGCAGCCAACGGCGCCGGTGCCGAATTCGGTTCGGCAGATAAACATGATAAGCACTATTAGCGGTGGCCCCACCATCGCAGGAATGAGCAACCGGTCAATGAAGCAATATGTGCGGGCCGCGCAGTTTCCTCAGGTGTTCGGCATAGAGCTTAATCGGCACCAGGAAATCCCGAAAGTTCGTTAG
- the LOC109947256 gene encoding uncharacterized protein LOC109947256 has product MEVCVIAKCTYKSETIMFSVSSESSMVDILKTLCLRFRGLQLGCFTLRYSVPSYPSCFLETDSDLDLMRTFLLISNEKTVDILVKDLCGSSEYSGDFCVNKELIACEKGESSCSSTVEDRNEFLGRSRRASAKPLLSNEWETYIHHVGQKFDGGAEEFRLKLCKYALEVGFNFEYAGNDKKRVVAVCSNKKLEGCSWRVYASRCEATGSFVIRTLNNVHTCAGRIRESKSKMMRSRVVSSLIVDRIRAKPELKPVEIIHEFKDYYGIDISYYHAWFGKELAKLDVHGDESKSFNELVWYVDAVKETNTSSLCTLDCEAGINRFRRASTRGSFCVLSGKNGNQGFYPLAFGVVDSETEENWTWFLQHLASILLPMGRVVTFFSDRNQGLLNAMGFVFPGWPHSYCYYHLKQNLISKYPKSGYGKLLQDRVINLFSRCAYAVTEEEFKVAMEELVIVGSSKVKTFISDLSRDHYANAFFKGMRYGEMANSLAESFNNWVGVFRDLPVLPLIEGIRQKLMVLNSQRRIEAEKWTTVLCPEMETRLCENAEAGRTWAVRRSNSTVFEVFADYSVMVDLEQRTCSCRLWQIDGFPCTYAVAAILAKRDSVYDYVECYYKTDFFRKAYESPIFPIPDIGKGLGSNGSAAGVVLPPITKRPAGRPPTKRIKVFGEFKRPLKCSRCSVAGHNRKTCKAII; this is encoded by the exons ATGGAGGTGTGTGTCATTGCCAAGTGCACATATAAGTCGGAAACCATcatgttttcagtttcatcaGAGTCATCcatggttgatattttgaagacTTTGTGTCTGAG gtttaggggtttgcaGTTGGGTTGTTTCACATTACGGTATTCGGTGCCCAGTTATCCGAGTTGTTTTCTAGAAACGGATAGCGATTTGGACTTGATGAggacatttttgttgatatcaAATGAGAAGACTGTTGATATTTTAGTGAAGGATTTATGTGGGAGCAGTGAATATAGTGGTgatttttgtgtaaataaGGAGTTGATAGCATGTGAAAAGGGCGAGTCGTCGTGTTCTAGTACTGTCGAAGACAGAAACGAGTTTTTGGGCAGGTCGAGGAGAGCAAGTGCTAAGCCTTTGTTGTCGAATGAGTGGGAGACATACATACATCATGTGGGGCAGAAGTTTGACGGTGGTGCAGAGGAGTTCCGGTTGAAATTGTGCAAGTACGCTCTTGAAGtaggatttaattttgaatatgcCGGCAATGACAAGAAGCGGGTGGTTGCTGTTTGTTCGAATAAGAAATTGGAGGGTTGCAGCTGGCGTGTTTATGCTTCTCGTTGTGAAGCTactggcagttttgtaattcggACGTTAAATAATGTTCATACATGTGCGGGTCGGATACGGGAATCAAAGAGTAAGATGATGAGGTCTCGTGTGGTGTCCTCCCTCATTGTGGACAGAATTCGTGCAAAACCAGAGCTGAAGCCAGTTGAGATTATACACGAGTTCAAAGATTATTATGGTATAGACATTTCATACTACCACGCATGGTTTGGCAAAGAGTTAGCTAAATTGGACGTTCACGGTGATGAGTCGAAGTCCTTCAACGAGTTAGTGTGGTATGTGGACGCCGTAAAGGAAACTAACACTAGTTCTCTTTGCACTCTTGATTGTGAAGCTGGAATTAATCGCTTTcgacg AGCAAGTACAAGGGGCAGCTTCTGTGTGCTTTCGGGAAAGAATGGAAATCAAG ggttTTATCCTCTAGCTTTTGGAGTTGTTGATTCTGAGACAGAGGAGAATTGGACTtggtttcttcaacatttggcTTCTATATTGCTACCGATGGGGAGAGTGGTGACCTTTTTCTCGGACCGCAATCAAGGTTTGTTAAATGCAATGGGGTTTGTGTTTCCCGGATGGCCTCATTCTTACTGTTATTATCACCTCAAACAGAATTTGATATCAAAGTACCCGAAGTCAGGTTATGGGAAACTGCTCCAAGACCgtgttatcaatttatttagtagATGCGCATATGCTGTTACGGAGGAAGAGTTTAAGGTAGCAATGGAGGAGTTGGTGATTGTTGGGAGTTCGAAAGTGAAGACATTTATATCTGATTTGTCTAGAGATCACTATGCCAACGCATTTTTCAAAGGAATGCGTTATGGGGAGATGGCAAACAGTTTAGCGGAGTCCTTTAATAATTGGGTTGGTGTGTTTCGAGATTTGCCGGTGCTACCTTTGATAGAAGGGATTCGACAGAAATTGATGGTATTGAATTCTCAACGAAGAATTGAAGCGGAGAAGTGGACAACAGTTTTGTGTCCGGAGATGGAGACTAGACTTTGTGAAAATGCAGAGGCCGGTAGGACTTGGGCAGTTCGTCGTTCTAATAGCACTGTTTTTGAAGTATTTGCTGATTATTCTGTGATGGTTGATCTCGAGCAAAGGACTTGTTCTTGCCGTCTTTGGCAAATTGACGGTTTTCCTTGCACATATGCGGTGGCTGCAATCCTAGCAAAGAGAGATTCAGTTTATGATTACGTGGAGTGTTACTACAAAACCGACTTCTTTCGAAAAGCCTATGAGAGTCCTATTTTTCCTATTCCAGATATTGGGAAAGGATTGGGCAGCAATGGTTCTGCCGCTGGAGTTGTGCTTCCGCCAATTACAAAGAGGCCAGCCGGAAGACCACCAACAAAGaggatcaaagtttttggtgaatttaaaaGGCCATTGAAATGCAGTCGGTGCAGTGTTGCTGGGCACAATAGGAAGACTTGCAAGGCTATTATATGA